In Ciona intestinalis chromosome 11, KH, whole genome shotgun sequence, the DNA window taataattaaaaagggGAGAATTTGTCCGATAACGCAATGCACTTAACTAGTTGTGGCGATAAAGTCACCTACATCGATGTGTGCGCTTAAAAATACCGGGAAGGCGGACAGACAGTAAGAAACTGTATATGAAACCGCCGAAACCGATAGTATgtagaatttaaataaaatttacaatttacaatttgtattttatttgttccCAACAAAGACATTACACTTTAAGTGAAAAGATCCggaaaaacaataattaaaagtcataactgaaaaaattaaaagaatgaaaagtaaaaattagaatatataacacattttaaattttatcagTTTTTATAGAATTTTGTATAACTTACCTGCTTCAGATCCAATCGCAAATACAGCCAGTAAAACCAATATCTTTACTGTTAAATAAGAGCCTGGAATAAAACTCGTATGAGATCAATTTCAAAGTCGATGGTGCAGTTCACTTCAATTTGTGTTATTGCATTAATAACGTTAGAATTAACGCCACTTTTCAAGAATGCTATACATGAATCTAACTCAAGGCACTTTCTGTTTATTGTACCAGCCACAGCCGAGCTTTTAATGCATTAAATTTGCTCTTAGAAGCCTAAGGCAGTCTAAGAAATAACTACGGTTTTACTGTTTCAACGGTTAATGTCTGGGATTCCTATATACGACGGTGCGTTTAATAAAGCGCGATGtgttttttggaaaaaagGGTCGAAAACGCAATTCAATATCTGATTAAAAAGGTTAATATCGTGTTGCATCATTTTAAATCTTAGGTTAGGATCCTACATTGTGACACACAATGGGTCATGAGGTTTATGGTATCAGTATCGAGCATCAAACACTATCTTAAATATCACCACAAACGATACTCCGACTTTCTTTGTAGCATTCAACCATTACAAAATTCACCACATGATGAACACAAATGCTATTACAGCGCGTATTACAGCGCCTCAGATTAACATTGCCATCATGTGAATTTTGACGTTGTCTTGCTCACTTTCCACTTATGTAATCctttttttagtatatagtatagggtgggagaagatgctGGGACCCTTTTTcactatattttctcgtcccatttgacagtaaacaaagaacatttgttgaattataaaaccgtatcctcacgacttcaatagaccgttgttaattctttaaaaaacaatcaggaatcttggatattatttgctaaaggtatctgtcttaccccacagaactatataggTTATGCAACCTGATTTCATCACATATACGCAACTGTATCTTTATAACAGCATATCGCATATCGCATACCAGTAAATCAAAACCATTGTATGcagattaatattttattcatatatacgTAATACATTATCCGTCTAACATATAAGTCATATTGATTTAGAAGCCGCAAACTACGGGTAGTAGCAAACGTATTTGACCTTTATGTACTTGTATGTACCAACACATGGGTCGCCATACACCCCGTTATTGGCGGAAAGTGTGCAAGCTTGGTTGCCATGACAACTACTACGAATTTGGTTGAACGAATTGGGGGCTGAACAGCTGGTGGTTAGAATACTTCGGGAGGGACAACTAGAAAGAAAATTTATAATCAGTAAATGTAGAACCTATAAAGGGGTATATATAACTgtaaggtaaatattttttactccTCATAGCTTAAGccttatattttttgatcgttttttaaacaactatccACGCAGTATAAAAGTCACACAGCTACAgcagttatataaatatttggtaaTGGGCACGCATTGTAACCGTGAGAGTAAGAAGCTTGGTGAAGCTACTATTGTTTATAGGTGTGAAAATAGTGCAGACCAATAACTGCTTGCAAGTGCGTATACGGGTACTTAAAGTCActatgtatggtgtgcaataATAAGACAAACGTAGCGTTATTTGGTTGTATGTAACACAGAGCGAGAATAAATAGTATTGACAAAGTAACTGCCCCGGTAAAGCTTACGTAAGGCGATTGCTTCTTCCATAAAAAGCGTCCAGTACTCCGATGCGTTTCCCAGTTCCGCAGTTGATGGTTCCAGTCGAATGTTCGCAGATTACTTTGACAAATGGGACTGGGTAGCATGGTCCTGgagaaatggaaaaaaaaaccgtcatatattttcatttgGAAATAAAGGGTCCCGTCTTCCCTACTCGCGGCCTAAGAGATATACGGTCTTTGACCCACTCtactattttataacttaCTTGTACATTTGTATTCgactttaatatatttgtatgtcCCAGGACACGGATCCCCGAACACCTGGTTGTTAGCACTGAGGCTACAATACTGTTGACCGTCGCACACATCGTTGATAATGTTGCTGGAACCAGTAGCAGTACACTGGTGGTCCCTATAGATGGGTGGGGACATCTATATGTAAAGAAAGCATTGTAAACGGAAAGGGGCATTTAGTACTCTGGAGTATAATGAATCCCGTTAGCTtctaatgtcccatatttttcATTGCGTTTTCTACAATTAACAACCACATTTTGAGTGAAAACACGgtaatatatttctgtaaatattctttgtttactaaaaaaacgAAGTTCCTAACGAAGAGACTTCAAATTTTTAGAATTCAACTTTTAACCCCATATCTTAATTAACTTACGTTGTCCCATCTGTTCGTCCATAAAATGCATGCAGTACGTTGATAATGTAACCAGTTGGGCAACTAATGCGGTTGCTGCCGCCTTCGCATATAACTATATTGGctgcaaaaataaatgaaaatataaagtcaAAAACGATATTGTGTGAAGTCATATTCTAAAGCAGGTTTCTCAACCCCTGGGCCATTTAGGTCAATAACTCTATTTTAGAActttgtaattgttttgtttactattaaataggacgataaaagaaaatgaaaacacgaACCAtctttaccccaacctactatatatgctaagttttatttgaacaaaTAGTAAGAACAAATTATAGTCCGCTTAAAACACGTAGTTAAACGTACCAATATATGAATTAAACTAAACACATAACTAACCTGCATTTGCATGGTACACCAGTGCGACCAACAATAGGATGCTCAATGTAAACTTCATGGTGAATAG includes these proteins:
- the LOC100180397 gene encoding L-rhamnose-binding lectin SML isoform X1; translation: MKLTFTVLLLVAAVYHANAANIVICEGGSNRISCPTGYIINVLHAFYGRTDGTTCPHPSILTTSCTAAGSSNIINDVCDGQQYCSLSANNQVFGDPCPGTYKYIKVEYKCTRPCYPVPFVKVICEHSTGTINCGTGKRIGVLDAFYGRSNRLTCPSRSILTTSCSAPNSFNQIRSSCHGNQACTLSANNGVYGDPCVGTYKYIKVKYVCYYP